The nucleotide window AGGCAAACTAGCACCATATTCCTTCCACAAAAAAACccacaggagagagagagagagagacagagagattcAGAAAACTTTGTTTGCAATGCAAAGTGctcttttatttatttgtttgttTGTGTTTGCAACAGCTTGTAGAGTAAATAGGCCTGCACTCATGCATTTGGGCCCGTACTAATCTGAGCCCAAATGACGTTTGGGCCCAACTACCCACCCACCAAAACTAACCTTTTCAGTTgctgtgcgtgcgtgcgtgtatCTGTCAGGTACCTGGCGGCGAAGAGCGAGGATGACCACTACAACCGGGAGCTGCAGCGGGAGCAGGATGAGATCGACACCGTCCCCGACGTCGGTAAGCAAAGCAACCGCGCGCGGTGGCGCCCCGACGAGCCCATGCACCTTCTTCTCTTCTGACGGCTAATATACATctcgcatgcatgcatgtgcagaGGCCGCCGAGATCGCGGACATCCTGTCGCAGTACGGGCTAGGCCCGGAGGAGTACGGCCCCGTGGTGACCTCCCTCCGCAACAACCCCAAGGCGTGGCTGGAGTTCATGATGAAGTTCGAGCTGGGGCTGgagaagcccgagccccggcgcGCGCTGGTGAGCGCCGCCACCATCGCGCTGTCCTACGTCGCCGGCGGGCTGGTGCCGCTGCTCCCCTACATGGTCGTGCCGGAGGCCGGGCGCGCCATGGCCGTGTCCGTCGCCGTCACGCTCGCCGCGCTGCTCTTCTTCGGCTTCGTCAAGGGCCGCTTCACGGGCGACAGGCCCTTCTTCAGCGCCGTCCAGACCACCGTCGTCGGCGCGCTCGCCTCCGCCGCAGCCTACGCCATGGCCAGGGCCGTGCAGTCCATGTGATGATCAAGCAGCTAGCCCGCTCGCCGCCGCGCGCATGCAGGCCATATCATCAGTTCATCACCGGCCGGCTGGCCGTTGGCGAGGAAAAATAAGTGCAGCTATGCCTATGCCTATGCATACGTGGCTACGGTCACTGGTCAGCTGCTGGTAGCTGTACACATGGCAACGTGTAGTGTACTTGTACTGGTGTACTACTACTAGTGTGTAGTGTGTATGTACTCTGTTTGATGGATGCGTGTAGTCTGTCTAATGACGTGCTGTGTTGTCTTGTCACCTGTGGATTATTTAGGTGAAGTCAACTGTGGCCCGCTGGGCTTTGGATCCATCATTGTTTTATCTATCTACTGGCAAATTAAATGGCTGAAAATGGGCTGTGTAATTTGGCAAGCGGAGGCCCAAACTGGCTTCGCTTTGGGCTTTGTCTCTATTTTCTCCTCCCTAACAAGGGTTTCTGAATGCGTGTTCCTAACTGTCTTGTAAATTGTAATAATAGTTAATCCTCATGGGACATCTGATTGTGGCTTCTCAGGCTCACCAAGAGGCACCGCCGGGTGAATTTTTTCTTTTTCACCGAGTGAATTGTACCATTTACCATCCTTGTTGGTCAGTCAGAGTCTCAGAGATAACGACTTGGGTGGCCAATTGGCAATTGCAAAGGTAGATAGAAAAGGCGAGAGGTAAAATCTGCTGATGAAACAGAACCAAATGGCTAGTAGCCCAATTGGCACGAACTTTTTCATAAGCAGGCTGTAATTAGTTGGTATAAAGTGGGATCAGCATAACTTTACACCATACCGCCAAATTCGCCTTTCCTGTGCAGAAAGGAAATTATGATAGTGCACTAGCTTAGGTCATGATAAGCACTTTCTCACCAATCAACATCCCAAACCCAATCAGGACTCAATATATAGGAGCAGCTAGCATTCCTCAGTGACAGTGAGCAAACAAATTGCCTTTTTTTTTTCTACGATTCCTGCCGCCCCCGTGCTACTACTACCGTATGTGTGACAGTGTGTTACATGCATAAAGAATCCTCCCAAGTCCCAAACAATGAAGTGTGTGTGATAAAAAAGATCGAGTAGGCCGAGTAGGGTAGGATGCGGTCGGGGACTTGTGGCTGCGTGAAGCGTCCAGGTAGACCTCCATTAGAAAGAGAGAGGGCCAGGGGTTTGGAACATGCGAGAACTGTGGCCATGGATGGTGAATCATCCCTGACTTTAGCGCATGATGGGCAGCATTCGGGAGGCCGCACTTcactggatggatggatggatagatagatagataggagGCATTCCTCCAAGTTGCTGGATTTTGGCAATCATGGGTTCGGATTCCGGTGGACTCCATGGGATCATTCCGATCTGAATCTGATCCGGCTGGTATATATGTTCGTTCACAGTTTCACACCAATGATGAGTCTATGCTACAAGATGCCACTCTGTTACGAAGGATGATACTGGAGGCTCCTAAAAAAGCAAAACAAATGCGTTCAGCTACATTCAGAATTAGATATGCATCCAGATGCTTTTGAAAAATCTGATACTAGAAAAAGATCTTTGAGATTgagagcatatatatatattcatatcaTTGTCAAGTTGCATTGTCAACCCTCTCCTCGTCCTCGGATGGACAAGCATTTCTTCCCGCGGGAATCTAGGCACAAGCGATGTCTGTGTCTGCCTCATTCAGGCAAGCAGGCTGCTCATGCGCGCGTGCCCCTATCCAAGCCAAGCCAGGCCGCAGCGAAGGCGACCGCTAGAGCAGCATCCTATCCTAGCTACTGTTGCCTTCGCCTGCACATCAAAGCAGATCAGGCGGCCACCCAATCATTCCGGCGGACGGGGTGCTGCGTGCATGCCCATGTGGCTACCCGGCCTGGATCTCCCTCTCGTCTTGTTCATTGAACCTGTACGTGGTTGCTGCTTGCTAGTTGCTGAGTTCATTGGATCTGCGTAGGTTCCACGGCCAGAGACATCTATCTACCCATGTTCTTCTCAACAAGACCGCGCCACCAAATTCTTTATTACATGGATTTACTTTCGCCGCAAATGAACCCTGCTTTTGGTCCCGTCACGTAACGTAGATCGATGTGGCTACATCGTGCAGTCCTGTTGCGTGAAAAAGAAATTGAGTGGGTGTGAATGTTCGGGAGGGCATATGGTGTGCATTGGTTCTCATCCAACAAATCGCTTTGTCTCGTGACTCATCCTAGCGCCGCCTCTATCATCACCGGTCACATCCCCCCTCCGGTATCTCGCCAGAGCCCGGAGGGAGTGGAAATCCATTGTTttttaataattttttttttccagTAGAGTCTTTAGAGTTAATGTCTCTCCATATTCACTTTCTTGTATTGGGGATTTATCTCATCATCCTTTTGTCCGGCGATAGCGAAGGCTGGATTCGTTTTTTCCATGGCGGTTTCGTTGAAAATGAGGGCGA belongs to Miscanthus floridulus cultivar M001 chromosome 4, ASM1932011v1, whole genome shotgun sequence and includes:
- the LOC136551740 gene encoding vacuolar iron transporter 2, with product MVLNGGKTFVQDEEKQRLLLEEHTEKHFTAGEVVRDIIIGVSDGLTVPFALAAGLSGANASSALVLTAGLAEVAAGAISMGLGGYLAAKSEDDHYNRELQREQDEIDTVPDVEAAEIADILSQYGLGPEEYGPVVTSLRNNPKAWLEFMMKFELGLEKPEPRRALVSAATIALSYVAGGLVPLLPYMVVPEAGRAMAVSVAVTLAALLFFGFVKGRFTGDRPFFSAVQTTVVGALASAAAYAMARAVQSM